The Cyclopterus lumpus isolate fCycLum1 chromosome 1, fCycLum1.pri, whole genome shotgun sequence sequence ttttcactgtgaGATAAGGGTACATATACTGTAGTGTGCAAAGcagcaacatgtatgtatggACAACAGCCGGCTTGTTCATGCACATTGCTTTTTGCTCGTTTTCGGTTGTGTTGGccttttttctaaataaaagaaaaactcttTCAAAATacctgtctttctttttaatgatgGTCGGTTTGTGGACAATCAGCGCCATCAGACTCTTTGCCTTTGTCTAAAGAGCAGATTTGTAATCACATGACATGGGGGGGAAGGAAGGGATTTGATGTTCTTGTGACCGGGacgacacaaacaaatgtgtttgcTCTCGTTTGACTCGCCGGCTGCTTTCACCCGATGGTTTTAGTAGCATCCAACAGCGCCGTTGCTTCTAACTCTCTCACAAATGAGTACGCTCTCGCTCTCCTACTTACATCACGAAGACCTAGAACGACGACTGTATTTCTGTGGATTACTACGATGTTATCTGGTGGTTTACAATCTGgtgatgtcattttaaatgactAAAACTGAACTGGCTTTGGGTTTGGAAATGATGTCATGACCAGTTTTCTTTATAGCTCATAAATCCTCACTGGAATTTCCACCTTCAgtagcattttgtttttgtatcatGTTCCCCCAttaaataagaagaaaataacCACCAACGTAGAATTCACCACGTCGTGTAAAAGTAAAAGAGAGATATAAGAGGGCCGTTTGAATCGTCCGGGATGGCATGACACACCAATAAAAGCAAACAACCAGCATACATCCTCTCAGTAATCTAATATACATCCTCCATAATTCATGTTTAATAATGCTTGATGTCTCCATAATGACTCCCTCTACAGTGCTTCAGAGTGCAGCGGAGGCGGTTAGAAGTGGAAACCAGAAACAAAAAGTCAAGAtaaagaaacaggaaataaacaaagTATGTGGAGGTTTTGGTGAACCAGAGACTGTAGAGGAACAGGATTGTTACGCCTGAGGTCACGGTGTGGCCAGGTTACTTTTCTTCTCCTAAAATCTCTGCTCTCATGGCTGAATGTAAAGTACTTgttcaaattcaattcaattactAAAAACAATGGACATGAATCGAGTTTTCATCCTAATGTTTTAGCACTACATCTATAGACAGAGTTTAAAGAATATAAGCATATTTTGCTTTGACTGCAAAGGAAGTGAGAAGTGTTTGAATATCTTTCAATTTAAAATCTCTTGTGACGCTCTTGTGGGTTTCGCATAACAATGGTTTAGAGGTATAAAAGAAATGACTGAAAAAAGTGTTtagggcctgtgtgtgtgtgtgtgtgtgtgtgtgtgtgtgtgtgtgtgtgtgtgtgtgtgtgtgtaagagagagggATGGGTTTGACGTCAGTGACCGGCCCTGTTCGGGGACACACTGAACACCAGGAGGCTTTGGTATGTCGTCTTTCAGGACCTGGGATCCACATTCCAGCGTAAAGGACGCCACACCTGGCGTCTCACATGAAGAAGGCCAAATGATGTCTGTAGTTCTGTACATCCGCTTTACTTCTGAGTTTGACATTCACGGTAAAATGCTCGTTTTAACAGTTAACTGGGCCGATTACATCTGGTGCTTATGTTTGCATCATCTTTGTTGATAGTTTAGCCTGAGGCTCATGAGGCATTCGGCAGATGCACCTGAGGCTCAGGCGACAAATGACACCTGTCCCCTGCTATGCTCTCTGTCATCCATATCCCTGACTCACCACACTATTTGCTTATGCTGTCACCCTATTGGCCAGCTGGCATGCCGAAGGGTGGAGCTGCATCTCACACCACCAAAAAAAGGTGTaggtggagagtgtgtgtgtggggggggggggggggctgtagaGGATTCATATTCCCCTGTCATGTTGCTAAACAGGGCTCCAATCAGCCTGAATGATAAGGTAACAACAACCTTTTCTGGCCCTTGCCTGACAACCTGAGGGCCGAACCAGCTGAACCACAGCATCTGCGGGGGGCGGGATGCGGGAGCATGCAACTGATACTGTATCCGTAGAATATCAAGCTGAGGATGAACTACACTGTATCCCTGGAAGGTGGTGAGAGTCATGAGCAGCTCTGCCGGGTATCCGGCATCGATTCCAAAACTAGCACTCGAAAAGCCGTCGCCATGGGTTCGTATCACAGGAAATCTCACTAGTATCTCTTTCAGTCGGAGCCACCATGCTGAGCTCAACTGCTCTGACCCCGACAGCATCGCTCCACTTTAAACAGAAGAGCACTGAAGGGGTTCTCAGGCGACGGTAACAGAGTACAGTTCGTAGCTGTCTTTCCCTTGGCACCAATCTGGGATGGATTAAAGGTCCTCATTTTGTTCAGATGCTTTAAGAAACCCATTTCACCTTTATGACCCGGGGCATGAATAGACGTTGTTCCCCCTCAGAAAGAATATTCCTCCCggcctccatttttttttattcactgtaATGATCCTCTCAGAATTACTGTGGAGCATCGCATGTTTGCCCCTGGAATTAACACTGTTGttcagggctgcaactaacaattgtGTTCATCGTCAGTTAATCTGCAGATCCTTTTCTGGAAGTGTCAAAACAATTTTGCGAACTGGAACCAAAgtatgtttgtcatttttgctttctaaatgattaaaacaatcacaaaaaatAAAGGTTGCTCGTCTTTATAAGGCAATCGACTTTGTGTAATTTCATCTCCTCTGCCTTTCAGCCCAGCTGTGCTCGGTGCAGTTGTACATTTTGAGAGCAAAACTGTCCTGATTGGGGGCTCATGCCACGAGCTAACTTGAATTCCAGAAGGATGAGAGGGAAGTAGTGAAGGAAACCGCCTGTTTAAAGTGTGTCAGAGATAATGTAACTCAgttggaagaaagaaaagaaaaggcccgcttttcttttctttcttctttttcatctcgGCTGACTTTCAAGTGTTTCCACATGTTTGTGTAGGACCTCAGCCACGATAGAGGGATCCCCAATAATCCAGATCACATGAGCCCGGGAGGGAGAGTTAAACGTACCACATGCGGTTGAAGCTCATTACGGTGATGTTTACATTGAGGAAGAATGCTCTTCTCTTCGTTGAAGACTGATTTGGGCTAATGTGAGATCGACCTTTACAACCCTAAATATTTGTACATACTAACGATGTCAAACAAAGCGACTGGACaagtctgtttttaatgttgctCTAAAGGTCTTTATGACGGCCTTACTGCAGCTCATTTCCTGTGTGAACACGACATGCTGAAGGTGTAGCCATCTCATTTACAGCTCAAAGTCCAGATAAGGAGAACCAAACCTATATGGACAAAAGGAGAGGGATATTGGAAAAGACAGATCTCCATCTGGCCCTCAGAGACTGGTGTGATATTCTAAGTCACGGCGTTCCTATACACATGGCTGAGTATGGAGGCTGGGATCTGGGGCATCACACCACCCGGAGAGGCCCAGTGGCCGGTAATACATGGAGGTCTTGCAGAGCGAGGTTTATGGCTGAAGAAATATGTGGTCAGTAAGTGATTTTGTAACCCTGAGGCTGCAGGTCAGTCACTCTCAGATGAAGGTAGTGCACCTTGCACACAtgataaaacataataatgaaGAAGCGTAGCCCATGAGGGACATGTGCTCCgcttttatatatacagtacttaTTCTTGGTCTTTGCACAAAACAGGACTTTGGGATAGTCTTATTTCCCAATAGACCACGTGGACACACCAACTAAGGAAGTCTCTAGTGGTGTGACACAGTCAAGCCCCTAGATTTTACCTGTGCTCAATTAGTGAGTTACACAGACCGGATACAACTTTGTTTTCTTAAAGATCTGAAAAATGTGTACTTTTGTGGCAAAAGAGAACCCATCAGCACAAACAAAGGTTCACTGTGCCTGATGAAGTGCATCCAGGAAAATGTACTTTGAGCAAAACTGCACAAATGTTTCCTTCAGATACTGAGGCAATGATCCTTTAAGACATGGCCACCACATTATTATTGAGTCTCAAGGTCATTCACAATACATTACAATATATACGGTTATATCCAGTGAATTATCTTGGGTGCCATATAGTCCCATCTCTAAAACCAGGCAAATTCACACTGAAACACGGATTAATAGCACCacaggaaagaggaaacacagaCATCAATGAACATGAATCAAATGGGAGTCAGCGCACACCTCTTGGCCCCTGCTCCGATGTGTGCGTCCGGGTCGCCCTCTAGCGGATAGACCGAGCagcacaccctcctcctcccccctcccccctccgctCAGGTGAGCTGGTGAATGTTTTACCTGCACGCAATGACGTCGCGACACCttcaggaaaaagaaacagaggagTCCGTGAACACTTCGGGCTGATGAATGTCTGTAGATTTACATGGCGAAGCCGAGCAGTGAAGACTCCCGTTGAACTTTAATCGGAGTGCGTGTGCTTTCGGTGACCTGTGGGTACATACACGATGTCTTCCTCCGCTATATTTGTGCTGGACCTGAAGGGGAAGGTAAGATTCATGCCCGGAGCTGATTGGAGACGCTGATAATTGCGCATGTTCAGCGACATAAGTTATAAAACACCGCATTTATTTAGTGGACGCGTTTAACTGCTGCTTTAACTGTTAAACATTAATGGCGCTTGGCTCGTTAAAAATTAATAAAGGGCTAGGACACACTCATTCATTGGCCTTTCCCCCTCCTTTACTTCCGGATACATGCCAGTGGAAATACACTCTGCGGCCCCAAAAGGAGTCGAGTCAAAGTTACCACGTAGCCTTCACTTATGGCATTTATGGCACCatattttgtccttttttttttttctttctttctgctgtcACAACACAGCCCGTCCTGTAACCTGACACTCAAGTTAGTTAGTGAGCGACTGATAAATGGGAGCACACATGCGGTGTCAGGTGTGTGGTTAAAAAGGGCGTGTTGATGGCTCAACAAACACGTGTGACAGATGACTTGATCCGAGTGGATGCTGTGACCTGAGGTTGTTGCATCTGAAGCAGGTGTCCGGTTTCGCGTCTGTATCTTCCACATCATATTTGTATAATGTTACAAACATCTCATTCAATTGAATGTGCCATCTCTGATGATTTCAGGTCAGGTGGGCTCCttcaactaacgattattttcatCTTTGATTCATCTGCGCAGCATCTTATCTATTAATCAGTCGTGTAAcgaaaatgtcagaaaaatagTAAAGGCCAAGGTGATCTCAACCTTATTGTATCCCACTAATGGACAAAAGCCCACGGATATGTATTTCGCGTTCACATTAGAGAGGCAAAGCAGCACATTGTGACAACAGAGAAGCTGTAACTAGAAATTGTTTGgtatttttctttgaaaagtACGAATGATGAATTGATCAGCTCTGGCGAGTTGGGAATTAAATTGGGGATGATTCCGGCTACCTATAGATCACCTCGGCAGTATAGTAATGAGAAGAGTCAATTACACTAATATTGTGACTcttgataaaacatttttaatacactTTAATTTTTAGACACAAGTTAGGTTGAATATTGTTCCATCTTTTGTTTGTAGCAGAAGTTCTGAGAGGAAACTGAGCTGAACTGTTTCTAAAGTCGCGTCACAAAAGCTGTCTTCCTCTATGTAACCCATAACCATATTTAGTATTAACGCACAGTTGTCCCTGTGTGGtgctcttcccccccccccccccccccaggtgttGATTTGTCGCAACTACAAAGGTGACGTGGACATGGCGGAGATCGACCACTTCTTTCCTTTACTCATGCAGCACGAAGAGGATGGGCTCCTCTGCCCTGTTCTGTCACGCGGCAACGTCCACTTCATGTGGATCAAACACAGCAACCTGTACCGTATCCTTGTCCTAGATGCCGCCGCCATCGACTGgttaatgataataatcacaTCACAGATTAATGAATGTCATCCTTAAAATTCAAATGTCGGGAAGTGAACGATAGCGGTGATCCTAACTGTGTAGCACACTCCTTGACCTGAGCCCTGCACAGTGGTGTCTACGACAAACAAGAACTCCAACGCCTCACTTGTGTACTCGTTTCTATACAAGCTGGTCGAGGTGAGGCTGTGTGTGACTTGTAATTGATATTTGTTGTGCAGCTTTTGTGTGATGAGCCGGTGGTGATAGTCCAAAGTAACACCACAGATGAGGCCGATATGagttatgtgtgtttttcaggtgTTCACAGAGTACTtcaaagagctggaggaggagagcattCAGGATAATTTCGTGGTCGTCTACGAGCTGCTGGATGAGCTGATGGACTTTGGATTCCCTCAGACTACCGACAGCAAGATCCTCCAGGAGTGAGGCTCATCGAGATGCACACATCGTGCGCAGACATGCACGTAGATGTCATGAATATGGACGAGTCGAGCGGCGCTGACTCGCAGCATCTTCTCGTCCCCATTCTCACAGATACATCACTCAGGAAGGCGCCAAGCTCGAGGTGGGCAAATCCAAGGTGCCGACCACCGTCACCAACGCCGTCTCCTGGAGGTCAGAGGGCATCAAATACAAGAAGAACGAGGTCTTTATCGATGTCATCGAGTCCATCAACGTACTGGTAAGACTAATGAGCTAAATTAATTAACTGGTAGGGCTTATTATTCCTATGTGTGCGTAAATGTGCTAATTTCACTTTTACATAGTTAAAGCAaattttattttgctgtgtaATGGAGCtatttcatcttattttttaaaatttatttccCATCTTATTTCTTTATGTTCATTCTATGTCTATTTTCCCCTTTTGATGTGCTGAATATCTTGTATGAAAGGTGCTATCCAAATAACGTGGACATAAGTATCTGGATGTATTGCCCGCTGCGTATCGTTTGCTCAGGTGAATGCCAACGGCAGTGTGATGAGCAGCGACATCGTGGGCAGCATCAAGCTGAAAACCATGCTCTCTGGGATGCCCGAGCTGCGGCTGGGCCTCAACGACCGGGTGCTCTTCGCTCTCACCGGACGTACGTGCGCCGTTACCCGGTTATCTTTCGCCGGATATGTCGCTCATCCATCttgttgcattattttttttaaatgcacgcGGCTGATCGCATCGTTATGTGTTCAGGTGACAAGGGAAAGACGGTGGTGATGGAGGACGTGAAGTTCCACCAGTGTGTCCGTCTCTCGCGCTTCGATATTGATCGAACCATCTCCTTCATTCCTCCGGATGGGGAGTCTGAACTCATGTCGTACCGCATCAACACCCACGTTAGTCCAATTCAGCACCTTGTTATCGGACTAAAACCTTAATATGTATGGCTCACAccttgcatttgatacatgaTTTAAGTGTAACTAGATGTATGTGTAGACGGTCAGAAGGCAAAAATTGCTGTATTGCTAGTGTCATATTCTACCGGTTAGAAATGGCgatagatggatggatttatttatatacactaAATAGTTTGCATATGTAACTCAAGAAATCGCTTTTACAGTGTTTTGAGTATTTATTCAATGAAACCCCATTCATCTCTTCCAGGTGAAGCCTCTAATATGGATCGAATCGGTCATCGAGAAATTCTCTCACAGTCGAGTGGAGATCATGGTTAAGGTACTGACCGACTGCATTGGAACTGTACGgtgaaatgtgtttgtctcACTGCAGATGTCGTCTTTAGAAACCGTCAAGAGAACTGCACAAAAGCACAAGAGTTTACAGTAacagttgtgttgtgtttttaggCAAAGGggcaatttaaaaagcagtctGTGGCAAACAATGTGGAGGTGAGGGTCCCGGTCCCCAGTGATGCCGACTCACCCAAGTTCAAAACCAGCACCGGCAATGCCAAATATGTGCCCGAGAAGAACATGGTGGTGTGGACCATCAAGTCTTTCCCTGTAAGAAACGAACACGCCATGTACCTTCTTTTTATATGcaaatactttatttaatactttataatactatatttctttctttgaggTATTTTGCATTGCAGTTGATGTTCTGATCAAAGTCTGCAGCTTGTTTTGTaactctttgtctttctcctcGTCTGTCCCATCTCTCTGCATGTTTGTCTAATCCATTTGTGTCCATCCATGGCATCCCTTCATTCCTCCAGGGAGGTAAAGAGTTTCTAATGAGAGCTCATTTTGGTCTGCCGAGTGTGGAGAACAATGAGCTTGAGGGCAAACCTCCCATTACCGTCAAATTTGAGATCCCATACTTCACAGTCTCAGgaatacaggtctgtgtgtttgtgtgtgtattgaggCTCTCCTTTGATGTCAATCAATCCAAATATTTAGCCTGTGGTAGTATGGCTCAAATCCATCTGTGAGCAGACCACATTTATTACTTGATCTGGAGCCGGTCAAAGCATGAggtatcatgtttatatcaatCTAACTGTCCCCTCAGTAGATCCCAGCTTTGCACAGGGCGCCTGCTGTTTACGTAGTGCCTAGTCAAGTCCGGTCCTGTAAAAGCTAATATTGTTTGCTCAGACAGGAAAACTAGATCAAATTGTAATTCCTGATGCACATTAATGTGTCTTGCCTCAACACGATTGTTTTTCCCAGTCTCACTCGCTCTTTTTCACCAGGTACGATATATGAAGATCATTGAGAAAAGTGGTTACCAGGCTTTGCCGTGGGTCCGGTACATTACACAGAGTGGAGGTAGCCTTCATTCATATTTTTCCTACTATAACTATAACCTACTGTACTTTTAAGCAAGTGGTCAGATACACATGGATGTGTAAAAGTAATCACATTTACCTTTTATAATTCCCCCTTACATTTGTTCTCTTTGTATTTAGACTACCAGCTGAGGTCCAATGTGTAACGCCTGAGGGATTACTGTAACTTGCTTCAACCGGGACCTCCAAAGGAACATCTATACTGACCACTTTTAACCTGACTGAAAGAATGCCTTTAAATTGTACCTGCTCTATTTAATGCCAGCAATCTTGTGTTATGAATTATGTGTGCAACttgattttaatgtttctaTTCTAAGATCACTGCAGATTATTTAAATGCTTAATTAAATAATTCCTTTTAAACATAGTGTCATACCATACGTGTCCTTTTTTATATAAGTTgttccccttttgtttttctcactaTTTTGCCACGCCATTTATGGGCTGATTTTGTTGCCATTACTGTAGTCAAGCATTGTGCAATCACAGTCACAAAATTCCGCCTAAAATTAAAAACCTACACCCGCCTTTTTTCACATTTGCCTCTGGAGAAATACAACCTCAGGTCAGAAATGTGAATGAACTGTCCTTTTGAAGACATCAACGTATACAAATCGCCCGCTTTCTTCGCAACGTGTTCCGATTGGTCGACTGTTGCTGTTACCACAGTGATGGTGTAGTAACAGAGTTGTATCCCCGCCTCTTATACCTTATATGGAAGAGCAACACCCTCAGGAcgagctgtgattggtcagcgtgggttctcccCAATGTTTGTaaattgtagtctggagacgcTGCTGTGTAGATCTCAGCGCgcaaatgtattttctaatgTTGATAAACTTTCCTAGTttggattttattt is a genomic window containing:
- the ap1m2 gene encoding AP-1 complex subunit mu-2 — translated: MSSSAIFVLDLKGKVLICRNYKGDVDMAEIDHFFPLLMQHEEDGLLCPVLSRGNVHFMWIKHSNLYLVSTTNKNSNASLVYSFLYKLVEVFTEYFKELEEESIQDNFVVVYELLDELMDFGFPQTTDSKILQEYITQEGAKLEVGKSKVPTTVTNAVSWRSEGIKYKKNEVFIDVIESINVLVNANGSVMSSDIVGSIKLKTMLSGMPELRLGLNDRVLFALTGRDKGKTVVMEDVKFHQCVRLSRFDIDRTISFIPPDGESELMSYRINTHVKPLIWIESVIEKFSHSRVEIMVKAKGQFKKQSVANNVEVRVPVPSDADSPKFKTSTGNAKYVPEKNMVVWTIKSFPGGKEFLMRAHFGLPSVENNELEGKPPITVKFEIPYFTVSGIQVRYMKIIEKSGYQALPWVRYITQSGDYQLRSNV